AGAACCGATTGCGATCGTGCCTCCTTATCCGCGTTACTAGAGATCATAGGACAAATGAGTTCAGAAGTTATTAATGGTGAATGATATAATATTCAGCCCGTTTTTCTAGGATCACGTTCAACGAGTCCTTCTAGCACTCTATCGATTTGCATCATCACTTCCCTATCCAGACGAACTCCCGCAGCTTTGGCATTTTCTATTACTTGCTCAGGCTTGGATGCCCCAATAATTGCAGATGAGACTTGTGGATTTTGCAACACCCATGCTATAGCCAATTGCGGAAGCGTCAACCCAACTTCACTGGCGATGGTAGAGAGATTCGAGATCGCCTCAAGCACCTCAGTCCGAAGCCATTGACCCGCCAATTTATTCATAAAAGGTGAGCCCGCAGCTGTTGAAGCACGAGAACCCTCTGGCAATGGTTGCCCTGGCATATATTTGCCTGAAAGAATCCCTTGAGCAAGCGGTGACCAGACCACCTGTCCAATCCCTTCCCGCTCACAAGCTTGAACTACCTCCGTCTCCATTACGCGCCATAACATCGAATATTGAGGTTGACTAGCCACCAATGGCACCTTCAATTCCCTCGCCAAAACAGCACCTTCTGCTATCTGATCCGCCGTCCACTCACTTATCCCGACATAGAGAACCTTACCTTGACGCACCAGATCCGAAAAAGCCAAGAAGGTCTCTTCAAGGGATACTGTTGCGTCAAAGCGATGCGCATAATAGATATCAATGTAATCGGTCTGTAATCTGTTCAGTGAGGCATGGCACGCCTCCATAATATGCTTGCGGGACAGACCTCTTGCGTTACGTCCCGTCCCTGTGGGATGGCACACCTTGGTACACAATTCGATATCAGCTCTGTGCACTCCTTTTAATGCTTGGCCCAGCACCATCTCAGCTTTCGTATCGGAATATACATCTGCAGTATCAAATGTTGTGATCCCTACATCCAATGCAGCGCGAACACAAGCATGGGCAGTATCATTGTCCACTTGAGCACCATGTGTAATCCAATTACCATAAGCAATCTCACTTAGATGTAAGCCACTCGTTCCTAATTTGCGATAGTTCATTTTTACCCTCCTTTAGATAACAATCTGATTGTAACAAAGAGATATTAATACGAGAAATACTCTTTGATATGCGATTTAATTCAAAAAAGATATTACTGAGATACTTAAAGATAATAAAAAACGCCCTTTAGGCGTTTTTTTTCGGTAAATATTCTGTTTCGAAACTCTAACTTCGCCTACACTCCGGTGAGTATTAACCTCCAAGCCTTGTTACCGCACCACAACTAACAGTACAATAATTCCGAGCCAAAACAGCCAGCTTACTGGGTGACCGAAATTTAATCCCCAGCCGACTCCGAGCCTTTTCTTGACGATTAGGTTTGGATCTTTACGATTGAAATAAATCATACCTAATCGCCATTTATCATCATCATGGACAGGTCTGACATTGGAGCTATCGGCAGATCGCTCCAAGCGGCTTTCGCCCTGACCAGCCCAGAACGTTAAGACCAAGGCGTATAGGATAATAAGGGCTATTATGATTAGGATAATAGGGATAGCGAAATTCATGTTAAGCAGAGATATCATGTTTAGTTGCACAACAGAAAACAGGATAACCATTAAGAAGCTTGCTGTAAGCATAAAATATGACCAAGTACGGCGGTAAGTTGCGTCTTGTCTGATGGAACGGTTAGGATCATTGGGTTGAACCTGCTGCTTTACTCTGCGAATACTCCAATTCTCAAATATGAACAAAAGTGTTATGAACACTTGCATTATCGTAGGCATAAACACAGAACTAAAAGATTTAGCTGCATAGCGGTCTACGTTCCAACTGCTGTTGAAATGGATCGGAATTTGATCAGGAATCAGATCGTAGTTGCGTAGCACAGTTACAATACTAACAACAGTAATTAAAACATGAATGAGGAACCAATTATTAGACAAGCCAATGTTTCTTTTCCGAAATCCAGTGTCCACTGCCATGATCGATGGTTCCAGAGCAATAGGCAGCATAGGTAGTAAACTTTTCATTTTGAAATGATAGCTAATGTTAATGACTAGGGAGATTACGACCATGGCAAGTGAATAAGTGACAATGATCCAACTTTGTTGCTTGGAATGTTCATCACCGTATAGTAGACAGATGATACAAACAATGAACAAGATGGTATGCAAGGTAGCACTGATCCTAGCATATGACTTCCGCATCTGGTGCAGAGGCTCACTATGGAATTGTACAGGGCTGACGGTGACCCCAAAACTAATCGTCTCTCTTGTTAAATAAGGCATGCTTACCATGAGTACAATGGCAGGAACAAATACAAGGATCATTACTATAACAGGCATTATCGTCATATCATTCGCCTCCTCTTATACATAAGTGTTTATTTGAAAACTCTATAGCATATCCTATTAACTTAGGATAGGTAATCGACTTGAACATAAATTTTATTATAATCGATTTTAGTGACTATAGGGATGAAATTAACAATTTATCCAGTTTTTTTGCTACACAGAGCTACTCATCTGACAACTGAATTATGACAAGTACATCTGTTTGAAATTCTGTGTAGGTAAAGGATAGGATTTCGGACACTTACTTTAAATATTCTGCAATTTGGATGACTTGTGTGGGTAATAAATAAACATCATCCAACTCTTGTCGAGTGATTCCTATGGACGCTAAAGTGACACTCGGTGCTGAATGTGATTAATCTTACGATTTAATGATGAGAGGAAACTGAACAGCATATGCCTTATATTGATCGAAATGGTATGAACATTTATTATGAATATCTTCACTCTAACTCTCTTAACCAACAAATAGACGCTGTCCTGATTATCCACGGAGCGGGTATGAATTTACGTTCCTGGGATTTGATTGTTTCTTATTCGCAGCAACACTATCATATTCTTCGCTATGATTTGCGCAGACATGGGTTGAGCGATAAAGGACCAGATAGAGTAGCTTGAAGACTGCTATTCACTCTTTTTCTTCTAGAGCGGCTCAATATTTCTTCTTTTTTTCGCTGTTGGTCATGGAGCAGGAAGCATATGTGCCGTGCTGCTCGGTACAATCCGTCACTTCATAAAGGCAGTTAGTTTGATTAATTCATTTGAATTAATTATACTCAACAGTATGGAGGAATGGACATTGAATACAAACCTAAGCAACGATATGAATAAAGGAAATGAAGACTCCACCCAAACTCGTTTATTAGAAGCAGGGCTGCGGATCTTTGGATTAAATGGCTATGAAGGCGTACGTACGCGGACCCTTGCAGATGAAGCTGGTGTGAACCAATCGGCGATTCCGTATTATTTCGGTGGAAAAAAAGGATTGTACTTAGCGGTTGCCCGTCGCTTGACAGCAGCCGTTCAAGATGATTTTTTGAAGCAGGCTTTAATTGAGACAGAAGAGATTGAGAAACGGTCAAAAGAAGAAGCCGCAGAAGCTCTTAAAAAAGTCATGACGCAATTTTCCAAGACGATGATTGGTAATCATGAAGCCAATGCAAGAAGTGTATTTATCGCAAGAGAGCAGATGCAGCCTACAGAGGCTTATGACATTTTGTATGAACAATTCTTCCAGCCACTACATCAGATGATTGCCGTCTTGGTGAGTAAATTAATGGATCTAGACGCAAAAGATTCAAAAACGATATTAATCGCACATGCAATTGTTGGACAATCGGTTGCGTTCTCTGTGGCGA
This genomic stretch from Paenibacillus sp. FSL H7-0737 harbors:
- a CDS encoding aldo/keto reductase family protein, which translates into the protein MNYRKLGTSGLHLSEIAYGNWITHGAQVDNDTAHACVRAALDVGITTFDTADVYSDTKAEMVLGQALKGVHRADIELCTKVCHPTGTGRNARGLSRKHIMEACHASLNRLQTDYIDIYYAHRFDATVSLEETFLAFSDLVRQGKVLYVGISEWTADQIAEGAVLARELKVPLVASQPQYSMLWRVMETEVVQACEREGIGQVVWSPLAQGILSGKYMPGQPLPEGSRASTAAGSPFMNKLAGQWLRTEVLEAISNLSTIASEVGLTLPQLAIAWVLQNPQVSSAIIGASKPEQVIENAKAAGVRLDREVMMQIDRVLEGLVERDPRKTG
- a CDS encoding DUF1648 domain-containing protein, whose product is MTIMPVIVMILVFVPAIVLMVSMPYLTRETISFGVTVSPVQFHSEPLHQMRKSYARISATLHTILFIVCIICLLYGDEHSKQQSWIIVTYSLAMVVISLVINISYHFKMKSLLPMLPIALEPSIMAVDTGFRKRNIGLSNNWFLIHVLITVVSIVTVLRNYDLIPDQIPIHFNSSWNVDRYAAKSFSSVFMPTIMQVFITLLFIFENWSIRRVKQQVQPNDPNRSIRQDATYRRTWSYFMLTASFLMVILFSVVQLNMISLLNMNFAIPIILIIIALIILYALVLTFWAGQGESRLERSADSSNVRPVHDDDKWRLGMIYFNRKDPNLIVKKRLGVGWGLNFGHPVSWLFWLGIIVLLVVVR
- a CDS encoding CerR family C-terminal domain-containing protein, which translates into the protein MNTNLSNDMNKGNEDSTQTRLLEAGLRIFGLNGYEGVRTRTLADEAGVNQSAIPYYFGGKKGLYLAVARRLTAAVQDDFLKQALIETEEIEKRSKEEAAEALKKVMTQFSKTMIGNHEANARSVFIAREQMQPTEAYDILYEQFFQPLHQMIAVLVSKLMDLDAKDSKTILIAHAIVGQSVAFSVAKETYLRRQGIQDLDEVHIALIAKELGEMSIRTCSGYSH